The Deferribacterota bacterium sequence AAAAAGAATAAAAGTGCTAAAATAATAATAAAATTAACAAAACTTACATAAAATATTGAATGTATATATAACCATAAATTTTCCAAAAATCTTGAAATATATCCTCTAGATATATATTTAATATTTCTAACATTTACAGTTAAATCCCCTTTCTCATCTATGTTTACTAATAAATAGTGATAGTAATTCCTGTCCTCATCAAATAGAAAACCACCAGCACCACCTGTAATATAATAATCAACCCCCCTTATATTCTTTTTATAAAAAACTCCTAAATTAGATGAAAAAACAGCATCAACATTATAGTCAGGTAATGTGTGGTAGAAAAATTTTTTAAGATATTGGCTGTTAATTACATTATCACTGAAATATTTTAATAACTCTCCCTTAGGTAAAAAGGGAGGCTTATTCATAAATATTAATATATTTTTACACTCGCTATACTGATTAAGCCTATTTAAAAGCCATCTTTTTAAATACACCTCTGAAGTAGCACCAGTTGTATCTATAAATATAAAAGCATTGTCATTTACTAAAAATGAGAAATTAAATGGGCCAAAGTGCCTATAAAATCTCTCCAATCCATTTAATGAGGATATTTCATCTACACCAACTACATTGATAAAAAGAATATCTAGTTTTTTAATTGATCGATAGATTAGTCTATATTTATCCTCACCACCTTCACAAACAGCGTTGCCAAGAGATATAACAAAATCTATATCCTTATCATTCAACTCGGGAATTATCTTTTTATCAAAAACACTTATTGAGTTTTTTATATTACCCAACACTGCAAAGGTTATATCTTTATCCTTAATTCTCTCAATCTTTTGAACATTTTCTATATTTAGGTTTACATAATCTTCCTCTATAAAAACCAAATAAAATCTATACAAAATGAGCAAAAAAACAAAGAAAAGATCTATAAATAGAAAAATCTTAAACTTATAGGGTTGCATCTTTATTACTATTAAAAAAACCTTTAGCTATATCAAAATAAAATATTATAAGACCCATTATTACACCAATATATATAGTAAAAAATCTCCAGGCTGCAGTTACTATAACAATATCAGATGATCTAATTAATCCAGAAAATAAAAAGGAATAAGCACCTTCAGCAATACCTGTAGAACCAGGAGTTGGAGCAAAATACATTAAAAACATAACCATAACTTGATAGGCAATAATAGAAGTTATAGGTATATCATAACCTAAACCCTTAATTATTATTACTGAAAAAGTAAATGAAGAAAATAGAAAAAGACCTGAGAATATAACCGATAAAATAGTGTAATAAGGTTTTGTCTTTAAAAAATTCAGCATGCTAAAAGCATATATAGAAATCTCTCTTAGAAAAAATGTATTAATCTTTTTAAACCTTTTCCTAGATATTATTTTTTTTCTTTTTAATTTTCTAAGGGTCAGAAAAATTATCTTTTTAAATAATTTAGATTTATAAACAGTAAAAAAAATTACAAATATATATAATAATAATATTACTATAGTATAGAAAATTATTCCAATATTATAGGATGTATTTCTAATATTCTTTTCTGTTAAAATAACTATTGGAACAAATATTATAAAAAAAACAACCGTTATTACTGTTCTTATAACTGTTGCTGCAGTAGCATCCCCTATATTAACACCACCCTTCTTTAGATAAAATATCTGTATAAACCCCCCACCAACAGCTGAAGGTGTTATATTTGATACAAACATATTTAAAAAGACTACCTTGGCCAATAGCTTTTTAGAAACCCTTACATCTAAACTCCTTAAAATATAGTAAAACCTAATTCCATCAAAGAAAAAATAACAAACAAGACATATTAAACATGGAATAATTATGTTTAATTTAAATAAAGAATAAAAATTAACATTAGTATCCCCTATTATTTTGTATATTATATAGATAGATAAAAAAGATAAAAAAAAGGTTAAAATGGTTAGATAAAAATAAAGTCTAACCTTCTTATATGTTAATTTACTTTGAACCTTATTTATTTCTAAATTTTCTTCTTTTTTTATATGTTTTGCCATTTATGAGCACTAATTTAATGTTAATACATTATAAAATAAATATTTAACATATAAATTTATAATAAACTATAATAAGATATTGAATTTATTTTATATATTAAAGTTCTAAAGCATACACAATTATAAACTATTTATTTAACATTAAAATACCTTCTGATAAACTCCTCGTTTTATATACAATAAATTTAAGTTCTATGGGGTTAGAGGGATAAAGTTTTTTATCTTAAATTAGCTTGCTCCAAATATTATAAAAAAATAAATCTTATACTTAATCCTATAAATAGTAGAAATTCTATCCTTCTAATTATTTTAAATTCTACTAAAAATAAATAGTTGCTAGGGAGTATTATATTATAACTCCCTAGCAGTAATTATTATACTAATATATTTTACCTGGCTTCTAACTTGCTTACCTAACAATTTTACATACTTAGTTTAATTACTTTATTCAAACCTATCTTTTAATCTATCCATAATGCCTGGCATTGTTGTATATTCTAATTCATCTAAAGATAATCTATGAGGCTCAAAAGGGCCATGGGCTCTTAAATAATTTGCTACTATATTTGATTGCCTCCTAGCTTCATCAAAAGATGGATCATCAAACATATCCTGTGGTCCTACAAGTTTCCCATTAGATATTTGAAAACCTGCAGCTATAACTCTTGGTGGCCCATCAAACCTCGTTGGATGAGCATCTCTAAAGGAAACTGGCATTATTGGGCCATTATGGGAACCTCTCATCCAACCATCAACAATATATGAAAAAGCAAAGGGCTCCAACACTTCACCAACTGCAGGAAAGCCTGATTGACATCTAACAATCATAACAGGATCATCTTTACCAACATATTTTCCTGCGATAAAATTTAGCTTTTGAGTCGAAGATACAGCAGCAATCTCATTGTCTTTCTTTCTATAAACCCTCTTAATTAAAAACTTACTAGTTGCACCAATAAACATTAATAAATCATATAATTCCTCCGGACAGCTCAATTTTATTGTTTTGCCATCTTTTACATTAAGAATCTCAAAAATAAACCCATCATGCATAGAGGAATCAATAATAAGCCCCGCTGTATTAAAGGGATCTGCAAAAATTTTATATAGAGGATAGTTCCAGGCTCCAGGGGATGTTTTATCAGCCATAAATATAATTATAGGGTCGGATTTCCTCTCAATAAACTCTATCTCTGCAACACCAGGCCCCATCCCTTTAATGTTGCCAGAAAAAGCATCCTTTAACAAATCTTGTCCTGCCCCATATAATTTTAACTCTTTGGCTTTTTCTGTTGCTTTTTTAAAAACATCCCAAGCAAACTTATGTATTTCTTCGTTTTCTTCTCCCTTTCTATGGGTCATTATCAATTCAAGATCATCACCTACATTTGTAACAAAACCATCAATTATAAGCCTATCATGGCAAGCCTCTTCAATTTCTTTTCTTGCTACACACAATAGATCACTGTGCACCATTGAATGCCCTGTTATACCACCCACATCAGCCTTTATAACACTTATTGTTATCTTTTCTTCCATGTACTACCCCCTTATATTAATATTAATAAATTTATTCTATAATAAAATTTTATAATTAAAATTAATTATTTCAATATAATAATTAAAAAAGATATTTAATTTGTTTGATTATGACTTATCGGGATAGGGGGACTTGAACCCCCGACCCCAGGTTCCCGAAACCTGTGCGCTACCAAACTGCGCTACACCCCGCAAAATATACATATATACTTTGGGTTACATAGATTATAGCGAGACTGTAACAATTAGCAATATACTTTTTCAATATTAAACTTCATCTTTAAAAAAGAGCTATTTTTTAACTTAATTTTTTATTCTATTTATACCAATTGCTTATTTTAAATTACATTACACTTAATAATATCTTTTATATATAACAAAAATATTTTAACTAAACTTCTTTATCGTTTTCATCAGAAGTTTCTTCAGTATTATTCTCGTGGACTGTGAATTGGTTTTCAGTACTTTCACTAACTTCAGATTGGATTTCTTCACTTTGTGACAATCTAGATATATCATCAGATATCTTAAACAAAACCATAACAATCTCTAAAACAACCCTTGATAGCACAACCATTATTAGAAACGATAAGGGTGCAACTATAACTAACTTAACTAATCCCCAAAAAAAAGAATCTGTAAAACCGTCAATAATAATCCCGAGTGCAAAAATTGCCGAGGCAATAATGAGTATTATGTATAAAACACTTATCACCCTTTTAGTGATTAGCTCCTTAAACTCGAAATCGAACAAGCTCTGAAAAAATCCCTTTTCTTCCATCACACCCTCCACTATTTATTTATTAAAATTATACTATTAAAAATATACTAGTCAATGGTAATTATTTTATAACAATAAATTTTTTAATCTTTTTAAGCTCTCATCGAAAGTAACACCTGTATTCTTGTTCTGCTTTAAAAAATCATTTATTAAATCAATTTTATTTAGCACATAATCTAATTTCTTGTTTGTTCCCTTCTTATAGGCACCAATATTAACAAGATCTTCATTATTTTTATATATTGCCAACATATCCCTTAATTTACTTGCTAAATTATCATGCTGGTTATCAAC is a genomic window containing:
- a CDS encoding glycosyltransferase family 4 protein gives rise to the protein MVFIEEDYVNLNIENVQKIERIKDKDITFAVLGNIKNSISVFDKKIIPELNDKDIDFVISLGNAVCEGGEDKYRLIYRSIKKLDILFINVVGVDEISSLNGLERFYRHFGPFNFSFLVNDNAFIFIDTTGATSEVYLKRWLLNRLNQYSECKNILIFMNKPPFLPKGELLKYFSDNVINSQYLKKFFYHTLPDYNVDAVFSSNLGVFYKKNIRGVDYYITGGAGGFLFDEDRNYYHYLLVNIDEKGDLTVNVRNIKYISRGYISRFLENLWLYIHSIFYVSFVNFIIILALLFF
- a CDS encoding lysylphosphatidylglycerol synthase transmembrane domain-containing protein, whose translation is MAKHIKKEENLEINKVQSKLTYKKVRLYFYLTILTFFLSFLSIYIIYKIIGDTNVNFYSLFKLNIIIPCLICLVCYFFFDGIRFYYILRSLDVRVSKKLLAKVVFLNMFVSNITPSAVGGGFIQIFYLKKGGVNIGDATAATVIRTVITVVFFIIFVPIVILTEKNIRNTSYNIGIIFYTIVILLLYIFVIFFTVYKSKLFKKIIFLTLRKLKRKKIISRKRFKKINTFFLREISIYAFSMLNFLKTKPYYTILSVIFSGLFLFSSFTFSVIIIKGLGYDIPITSIIAYQVMVMFLMYFAPTPGSTGIAEGAYSFLFSGLIRSSDIVIVTAAWRFFTIYIGVIMGLIIFYFDIAKGFFNSNKDATL
- the fbp gene encoding fructose-1,6-bisphosphate aldolase/phosphatase; amino-acid sequence: MEEKITISVIKADVGGITGHSMVHSDLLCVARKEIEEACHDRLIIDGFVTNVGDDLELIMTHRKGEENEEIHKFAWDVFKKATEKAKELKLYGAGQDLLKDAFSGNIKGMGPGVAEIEFIERKSDPIIIFMADKTSPGAWNYPLYKIFADPFNTAGLIIDSSMHDGFIFEILNVKDGKTIKLSCPEELYDLLMFIGATSKFLIKRVYRKKDNEIAAVSSTQKLNFIAGKYVGKDDPVMIVRCQSGFPAVGEVLEPFAFSYIVDGWMRGSHNGPIMPVSFRDAHPTRFDGPPRVIAAGFQISNGKLVGPQDMFDDPSFDEARRQSNIVANYLRAHGPFEPHRLSLDELEYTTMPGIMDRLKDRFE
- a CDS encoding DUF4282 domain-containing protein, producing the protein MEEKGFFQSLFDFEFKELITKRVISVLYIILIIASAIFALGIIIDGFTDSFFWGLVKLVIVAPLSFLIMVVLSRVVLEIVMVLFKISDDISRLSQSEEIQSEVSESTENQFTVHENNTEETSDENDKEV